One region of Myxococcus stipitatus genomic DNA includes:
- the nhaA gene encoding Na+/H+ antiporter NhaA, which produces MDPNPTTAPRTHSKAAVPALFQAAIAPLQAFFRLQASSGILLALCAVAAMLWANSAWADTYARLFGARLELGLEGARTSFTFQQLINDGLMTLFFFLVGMEVKRELSAGELRTPARAVLPLIAALGGMLVPAALYAAINRGTPALAGWAIPMATDIAFAIGCLTLVKARVGHGLVVFLTALAIFDDIGGILVIALFYGTGLHVDWLVASAAVVGALWLLNRFYVRNGVAWLLAGAALWYAMHHAGIHATLAGVVVGLCIPSRPTRLGREVLEDLSTYVQGCTRESEDESMRGAQLLYIEDRLEELEPPLNRFEHLWRGWVAYGIVPLFALANSGISLSGMGWSDLLGPLPLGIIVGLFVGKQVGIFSFTAITVRLAGTRMPGGAGLGQLHGVSVVAGIGFTVALFVAGLAFDERPELLTQAKLGILVGSVLSALVGYVLLRFVAKPATAA; this is translated from the coding sequence ATGGATCCGAACCCGACGACCGCCCCCCGCACGCACTCCAAGGCCGCCGTCCCCGCCCTCTTCCAGGCGGCCATCGCGCCGCTCCAGGCCTTCTTCCGCCTCCAGGCGAGCAGCGGCATCCTCCTGGCCCTGTGCGCCGTGGCGGCCATGCTCTGGGCCAACTCCGCGTGGGCGGACACCTATGCGCGCCTGTTCGGCGCCCGCCTGGAGCTGGGGCTCGAGGGCGCGCGGACGAGCTTCACGTTCCAGCAGCTCATCAACGACGGGCTGATGACGCTCTTCTTCTTCCTGGTGGGCATGGAGGTCAAGCGCGAGCTGAGCGCGGGGGAGCTGCGCACGCCCGCCCGCGCGGTGCTGCCGCTCATCGCCGCGCTGGGAGGGATGCTGGTGCCCGCCGCGCTCTACGCGGCCATCAACCGGGGCACGCCCGCGCTGGCGGGCTGGGCCATCCCCATGGCCACCGACATCGCGTTCGCCATCGGCTGTCTGACGCTGGTCAAGGCCCGCGTGGGCCACGGCCTCGTGGTCTTCCTCACCGCGCTGGCCATCTTCGACGACATCGGCGGCATCCTGGTCATCGCCCTGTTCTATGGCACGGGGCTGCACGTCGACTGGCTCGTGGCCAGCGCGGCCGTGGTCGGCGCCCTGTGGCTGCTCAACCGCTTCTACGTGCGCAACGGCGTCGCGTGGCTCCTGGCGGGCGCGGCGCTCTGGTACGCCATGCACCACGCGGGCATCCACGCCACGCTGGCGGGGGTCGTCGTGGGCCTGTGCATCCCCTCCCGGCCGACGCGCCTGGGGCGCGAGGTGCTGGAGGACCTGTCCACCTACGTCCAGGGCTGCACGCGCGAGTCCGAGGACGAGTCCATGCGCGGCGCGCAGCTGCTCTACATCGAGGACCGGCTGGAGGAGCTGGAGCCGCCGCTCAACCGCTTCGAGCACCTGTGGCGCGGGTGGGTGGCCTACGGCATCGTCCCCCTCTTCGCGCTGGCCAATTCGGGCATCTCGCTTTCGGGCATGGGCTGGAGCGACCTCCTCGGGCCCCTGCCGCTGGGCATCATCGTCGGGCTCTTCGTCGGCAAGCAGGTGGGCATCTTCTCCTTCACCGCCATCACCGTGAGGCTGGCGGGCACCCGCATGCCGGGCGGTGCGGGGCTCGGGCAGCTGCATGGCGTGTCGGTGGTGGCGGGCATCGGCTTCACGGTGGCGCTGTTCGTCGCGGGGCTGGCGTTCGACGAACGGCCGGAGCTGCTGACGCAGGCCAAGCTGGGCATCCTCGTGGGCTCCGTGCTCTCCGCGC
- the mutS gene encoding DNA mismatch repair protein MutS, protein MAVTHQVKAAKAAAMAPTGDPTPDVVLDGEKASEGSGAREIASLTPMMRQYLEVKALHPETVLFFRLGDFYEMFFEDAVRASEILQITLTARAKGAEKVPMCGIPYHSSRRYIARLVAEGLSVAICEQVEEAGSGPGIVRREVTRVITPGMVLDEEVLEPRDSNFLASVCWSDKGWGAALLEASTGEFLALEAATPAELAEALSRVEPRELLVPAGQRNAAEVGQLTARLSRVPAVAEGDAAAFEPARAAGYLRSHFSVQSLSAFGLDDAPLATGAAGAALRYLKDTQKTPAAHVDRLSRQERSGGLLMDESSRANLEVLRSQRDGGRKGSLLGVLDRTVTSLGARKLARWLAAPLGSLPEIHARLDSVEELSSRSVWREELAGILKEVADLERLTGRLSLGAGNARDLRALGLSLAQLPRLGAALARCQSALLQSLAGPLGALPELADLLSRAVVDEPPVALKEGGFIRAGYHAELDRLVELSTSGKDVLLKIEQREKDRTGIGSLKIRYNKVFGYYLEVTKANLHLVPSDYIRKQTTVGAERFVTPELKEHEEQVLTAEERRCALEFQLFEELRAKVTAAAPRIRSAAEAVATADALLSFARCAAEYGYTRPEVDASEVLHITGGRHPVVERMLGAGESFVPNDVRMDPEDAQLLVITGPNMAGKSTVMRQVALTALMAQAGSFVPAKSARIGLCDRIFTRVGAADNLARGQSTFMVEMTETSHILHHATRKSLIILDEIGRGTSTFDGLSIAWAVAEHLHDHVSARTLFATHYHELVDLARERPRVKNLCIAVKEQGGKVIFLRKLVPGGASRSYGIEVAKLAGLPPEVVGRARELLQNLESGELDDAGRPRVAVRQSTKRAVPAGQLGLFAPAPVAAAPAVPASHQKAVETLKALSVDRMTPLDALNLLARLQRELEE, encoded by the coding sequence ATGGCCGTGACGCACCAGGTGAAGGCAGCGAAGGCAGCAGCGATGGCACCCACCGGCGACCCGACTCCGGACGTCGTCCTGGACGGGGAGAAGGCGAGCGAGGGCTCGGGGGCACGGGAGATCGCGTCCCTGACGCCGATGATGCGCCAGTACCTGGAGGTCAAGGCGCTGCATCCGGAGACGGTGCTCTTCTTCCGCCTGGGGGACTTCTACGAGATGTTCTTCGAGGACGCGGTGCGCGCCTCGGAGATCCTCCAGATCACCCTGACCGCCAGGGCGAAGGGCGCGGAGAAGGTGCCCATGTGCGGCATCCCCTATCACTCGTCGCGCCGCTACATCGCGCGGCTGGTCGCGGAGGGCCTGAGCGTGGCCATCTGCGAGCAGGTGGAGGAGGCGGGGAGCGGGCCGGGCATCGTCCGGCGGGAGGTGACGCGCGTCATCACCCCCGGAATGGTGCTGGACGAGGAGGTGCTCGAGCCGCGCGACAGCAACTTCCTGGCGTCGGTGTGCTGGTCGGACAAGGGCTGGGGCGCGGCGCTGCTGGAGGCGTCCACGGGGGAGTTCCTCGCGCTGGAGGCCGCCACGCCCGCGGAGCTGGCGGAGGCGCTCTCGCGCGTGGAGCCCCGGGAGCTGCTCGTCCCCGCGGGCCAGCGCAACGCGGCGGAGGTGGGCCAGCTCACCGCGCGGCTGTCGCGCGTGCCGGCCGTCGCGGAGGGGGACGCCGCCGCGTTCGAGCCCGCCCGCGCCGCGGGCTATCTGCGCTCGCACTTCTCGGTGCAGTCGCTGTCGGCCTTCGGCCTGGATGACGCCCCCCTGGCGACCGGCGCGGCGGGCGCGGCGCTGCGCTACCTGAAGGACACCCAGAAGACGCCCGCGGCCCACGTGGACCGGCTCAGCCGGCAGGAGCGCTCGGGCGGGCTGCTGATGGACGAGTCCTCGCGCGCCAACCTGGAGGTCCTGCGCTCGCAGCGCGACGGCGGTCGCAAGGGCTCGCTGCTGGGCGTGCTGGACCGGACGGTGACGAGCCTGGGCGCGCGCAAGCTGGCGCGCTGGCTGGCGGCGCCGCTGGGCTCGCTGCCGGAGATCCACGCGCGACTGGACTCGGTGGAGGAGCTGTCCTCGCGCAGCGTCTGGCGCGAGGAGCTGGCGGGCATCCTGAAGGAAGTGGCGGACCTGGAGCGGCTGACGGGGCGGCTGTCCCTGGGCGCGGGCAACGCCCGGGATCTGCGGGCGCTGGGCCTGTCGCTCGCGCAGCTGCCCCGGCTGGGCGCGGCGCTGGCGCGGTGCCAGTCCGCGCTCCTCCAGTCGCTCGCCGGCCCGCTGGGCGCGCTGCCGGAGCTGGCGGACCTGCTGTCCCGCGCGGTGGTGGACGAGCCGCCCGTGGCCCTCAAGGAGGGCGGCTTCATCCGCGCTGGCTACCACGCGGAGCTGGACCGGCTGGTGGAGCTGTCCACGTCCGGCAAGGACGTGCTGCTGAAGATCGAACAGCGGGAGAAGGACCGCACCGGCATCGGCTCGCTGAAGATCCGCTACAACAAGGTCTTCGGGTACTACCTGGAGGTGACGAAGGCGAACCTGCACCTGGTGCCCTCGGACTACATCCGGAAGCAGACGACGGTGGGGGCCGAGCGCTTCGTCACGCCGGAGTTGAAGGAGCACGAGGAGCAGGTGCTCACCGCGGAGGAGCGGCGGTGCGCGCTGGAGTTCCAGCTGTTCGAGGAGCTGCGGGCGAAGGTGACGGCGGCGGCGCCGCGCATCCGCTCGGCGGCGGAGGCGGTGGCCACGGCGGACGCGCTGCTGTCGTTCGCGCGCTGCGCGGCGGAGTACGGCTACACGCGGCCGGAGGTGGACGCGTCGGAGGTGCTGCACATCACCGGCGGACGGCACCCGGTGGTGGAGCGCATGCTGGGGGCGGGCGAGTCGTTCGTCCCCAACGACGTGCGGATGGACCCGGAGGACGCGCAGCTGCTGGTCATCACCGGTCCGAACATGGCGGGCAAGAGCACGGTGATGCGGCAGGTGGCGCTGACGGCGCTGATGGCGCAGGCCGGCTCGTTCGTCCCGGCGAAGTCGGCGCGCATCGGCCTGTGTGATCGCATCTTCACGCGCGTGGGCGCGGCGGACAACCTGGCGCGCGGGCAGTCCACGTTCATGGTGGAGATGACGGAGACGAGCCACATCCTCCACCATGCCACGCGCAAGAGCCTCATCATCCTGGACGAGATCGGCCGTGGCACGTCCACGTTCGACGGGCTCTCCATCGCCTGGGCGGTGGCGGAGCACCTGCACGACCACGTGTCGGCGCGCACGCTGTTCGCGACGCACTACCACGAGCTGGTGGACCTGGCCCGCGAGCGGCCGAGGGTGAAGAACCTCTGCATCGCGGTGAAGGAGCAGGGCGGCAAGGTCATCTTCCTGCGCAAGCTGGTGCCCGGTGGCGCGAGCCGCTCCTATGGCATCGAGGTGGCGAAGCTGGCGGGCCTGCCCCCGGAGGTGGTGGGGCGCGCGCGCGAGCTGCTCCAGAACCTGGAGTCAGGGGAGCTGGACGACGCGGGGCGTCCCCGGGTGGCGGTGCGCCAGTCGACGAAGCGCGCCGTGCCGGCGGGGCAGCTCGGGCTGTTCGCTCCCGCGCCCGTCGCCGCCGCGCCGGCCGTGCCCGCGTCGCACCAGAAGGCCGTGGAGACGCTCAAGGCCCTCTCGGTGGACCGGATGACGCCGCTCGACGCGCTCAACCTGCTGGCCCGCCTCCAGCGCGAACTGGAGGAGTGA